The Prionailurus viverrinus isolate Anna chromosome X, UM_Priviv_1.0, whole genome shotgun sequence genome segment CCAAGAGTGACAAAGGTGGGAGCCAATCCCCCCATAGCCTTTTCTTCAACTATCCCATCAACAGCTCTTCATTTCTTGGACTACCTTCCTTTTCCAAAGAGGTAATGCTGAGATCAGTCAGAAAGGCTTTCTGAGAAAACTGGCTTGGTTTTCTGGGTCTGTTCCAGTCGATTCAAGATGAACTGGCTTGTATCAATGAAGCGCTCAACGCAgttcacaaaacaggcctcagcCCGActatccaactttggcccaggctTGTCCATGCACTTTTCCTGCTCGGGACAAGATACAGAATCACAAACAGGACAAGATACAGAATCACAAAGAGAACTTGGggtaaaaaaagggg includes the following:
- the TIMM8A gene encoding mitochondrial import inner membrane translocase subunit Tim8 A, with amino-acid sequence MDASSSSSAAGLGSVDPQLQHFIEVETQKQRFQQLVHQMTELCWEKCMDKPGPKLDSRAEACFVNCVERFIDTSQFILNRLEQTQKTKPVFSESLSD